A genomic segment from Cumulibacter soli encodes:
- a CDS encoding 1,4-dihydroxy-2-naphthoyl-CoA synthase — MTDSAPANGISEIFDPSSWQEVSGFDFTDITYHRSVGDAETKSRGVVRIAFNRPEVRNAFRPNTVDELYRALDHARMSTDVGAVILTGNGPSPKDGGWAFCSGGDQRIRGKDGYKYAEGTTSDTIEPARAGRLHILEVQRLIRTMPKVVICVATGWVAGGGHSLHVVADLTIASAEHARFKQTDADVASFDAGYGSAYLARQVGQKFAREIFFLGSEYSADDAHRMGMVNKVVPHAELEKVALEWGRTITRKSPTAQRMLKFAFNMIDDGLMGQQVFAGEATRLGYMTDEAAEGRDSFLQKRDPDWSAYPYHF, encoded by the coding sequence GTGACTGATAGCGCGCCCGCGAACGGCATCTCAGAGATCTTCGACCCGTCGTCCTGGCAGGAGGTGTCGGGATTCGACTTCACCGATATCACCTACCACCGCAGCGTCGGCGACGCCGAGACTAAATCTCGCGGCGTCGTACGTATCGCGTTCAACCGCCCCGAGGTGCGCAATGCGTTCCGCCCGAATACTGTCGACGAGCTCTACCGGGCGCTTGATCATGCCCGCATGTCTACCGATGTCGGCGCGGTCATCTTGACCGGTAACGGACCGTCTCCCAAGGACGGCGGCTGGGCGTTCTGCTCCGGCGGCGACCAGCGGATCCGCGGCAAGGACGGCTACAAGTACGCCGAAGGAACCACCAGCGACACCATCGAACCCGCACGGGCCGGCCGTTTGCACATCCTGGAAGTGCAGCGGCTGATCCGCACCATGCCGAAAGTTGTCATCTGCGTTGCGACCGGCTGGGTCGCCGGGGGCGGGCACTCGCTGCACGTCGTTGCCGACCTGACCATTGCCTCGGCCGAGCATGCGCGGTTCAAGCAGACCGACGCCGATGTCGCGTCCTTCGATGCCGGCTATGGCTCCGCATACCTCGCGCGTCAGGTCGGGCAGAAGTTCGCCCGTGAAATCTTCTTCCTCGGCTCGGAGTACTCGGCCGACGACGCCCATCGGATGGGCATGGTCAACAAGGTCGTGCCGCACGCCGAACTCGAGAAGGTTGCACTGGAGTGGGGCCGGACGATCACCCGCAAATCCCCCACCGCTCAGCGGATGCTGAAGTTCGCGTTCAACATGATCGACGACGGTTTGATGGGGCAGCAGGTATTCGCCGGCGAAGCAACTCGCCTGGGCTACATGACCGATGAGGCGGCCGAAGGCCGCGACTCATTCCTGCAGAAGCGCGACCCCGACTGGTCGGCGTACCCGTACCACTTCTAA
- a CDS encoding demethylmenaquinone methyltransferase: MPDQHATRATLEKKPQEVQAMFEGVAKRYDLMNTLQSGGLDRVWRRATRNALELQPGQRVLDLACGTGVSTVELARSGAYAVGSDLTFGMLAAGKHTSAVQRANVPLLAGDALHLPFADEAFDAATISFGLRNVVRTGDALAEMARVVRPGGTLVVCEFSRPSWAPLRVAYYNAALKLIPQLARRASSNPEAYEYLADSIKAWHDQQALAELINDSGWTAAQWRNLTGGIVALHRAKKPKSTASAR, translated from the coding sequence GTGCCAGACCAACATGCCACTCGCGCCACGCTAGAGAAGAAGCCGCAGGAAGTGCAGGCGATGTTCGAAGGCGTCGCCAAGCGCTACGACCTGATGAACACCTTGCAGTCCGGCGGTCTGGATCGGGTGTGGCGCCGGGCGACCCGAAACGCGCTCGAACTGCAGCCCGGACAGCGAGTGCTGGACCTCGCCTGCGGTACCGGCGTGTCCACGGTCGAACTCGCGCGCTCCGGGGCGTACGCCGTCGGATCCGACCTGACCTTCGGCATGCTCGCCGCGGGTAAACACACCTCGGCGGTGCAGCGTGCGAACGTGCCGCTGCTGGCCGGCGACGCCTTGCACCTCCCGTTCGCGGACGAGGCGTTTGACGCGGCGACGATCTCCTTCGGCCTGCGAAATGTCGTGCGGACCGGCGATGCGCTCGCTGAGATGGCGCGTGTGGTTCGCCCCGGCGGAACCCTCGTCGTGTGCGAGTTCTCCCGACCCAGCTGGGCGCCGCTTCGCGTGGCGTACTACAACGCTGCGCTCAAGCTGATCCCGCAACTGGCGCGCCGGGCGAGCAGTAACCCGGAGGCCTATGAATATCTGGCTGACTCAATCAAGGCGTGGCACGACCAGCAAGCTCTCGCCGAGTTGATTAATGACTCGGGTTGGACGGCGGCGCAGTGGCGCAATCTGACCGGCGGAATCGTTGCACTGCACCGGGCGAAGAAGCCGAAATCGACCGCCAGCGCGCGCTGA
- a CDS encoding o-succinylbenzoate synthase, protein MIPDPDELFVYSIGMRTRFRGITVREGVLWKGPAGWAEFSPFWDYGPDESAPWLRAAIDGAQHPFPAPRRTSIPVNCTVPAVGTERAQQVIRDSGGCRTAKVKVAEPGGSLREDCDRVAAVRDVLGPGGKIRVDANAGWTVTDAIDAIRAIDAAAGGLEYAEQPCATVDELAAVRRSVDTPIAADESIRRAEDPLLVQRKEAADVAIIKVQPLGGIAATLQLAEQLTLPLVVSSALETSVGLAMSVALAAALPELPYACGLNTAQLLTDDACSTSLIAADGEIAVPQERIVPDRLDHVRADATTRQRWIDRISAISLTGVGA, encoded by the coding sequence GTGATTCCTGACCCCGACGAGCTCTTCGTCTACTCCATCGGGATGCGGACCCGATTCCGCGGAATCACCGTGCGCGAAGGTGTGCTCTGGAAGGGGCCGGCGGGGTGGGCTGAATTCTCGCCGTTCTGGGATTACGGCCCGGACGAATCTGCTCCCTGGTTGCGCGCGGCCATCGATGGTGCGCAGCATCCGTTCCCGGCGCCGAGGCGTACGTCGATCCCGGTCAACTGCACCGTCCCCGCCGTCGGTACCGAGCGCGCGCAGCAGGTTATACGAGATTCCGGCGGGTGCCGTACGGCGAAGGTCAAGGTCGCGGAGCCCGGAGGGTCGCTGCGCGAGGACTGCGACCGAGTTGCCGCCGTCCGCGACGTGCTCGGACCCGGGGGCAAGATCCGGGTAGACGCCAACGCCGGCTGGACTGTGACCGATGCGATCGACGCGATCCGGGCGATCGACGCCGCTGCCGGCGGGCTGGAGTACGCCGAACAGCCCTGCGCAACAGTCGACGAGCTCGCGGCCGTACGACGCTCGGTCGACACGCCGATCGCCGCGGACGAGTCGATCCGTCGCGCCGAGGATCCACTTCTCGTGCAACGCAAGGAAGCCGCGGACGTTGCAATCATCAAGGTGCAGCCGCTGGGCGGGATTGCCGCCACGCTGCAACTCGCGGAGCAGCTGACGTTGCCGTTGGTGGTGTCATCGGCCCTGGAAACCAGCGTCGGACTGGCAATGTCCGTAGCGCTGGCCGCGGCGCTGCCGGAACTGCCCTACGCCTGCGGTCTCAACACTGCGCAGTTGCTCACCGATGATGCGTGTAGCACCAGCCTGATCGCGGCCGACGGTGAGATCGCCGTACCGCAGGAGCGGATTGTGCCTGACCGACTTGACCACGTCCGCGCGGACGCGACTACCCGTCAACGCTGGATCGACCGGATATCAGCGATATCGCTGACGGGTGTGGGTGCATGA
- a CDS encoding DUF4229 domain-containing protein yields the protein MSDTPESSSEAPQQKQSTTGLALSYFIARLGIFALILAGFWLIGFRGLPGAVAAAIVSIPVSFFALSKMRVRVAEGMSQRKEKQLSMRDEFRSTGKKAD from the coding sequence GTGAGCGACACTCCCGAATCCTCGTCCGAGGCCCCGCAGCAGAAGCAGTCCACCACCGGCCTCGCCCTGAGCTACTTCATCGCGCGGCTCGGTATTTTCGCGCTGATTCTGGCGGGGTTCTGGCTGATCGGTTTCCGAGGTCTGCCGGGTGCGGTCGCGGCGGCCATCGTGTCCATTCCGGTGTCCTTCTTCGCGCTGTCGAAGATGCGCGTCCGCGTCGCGGAAGGAATGTCGCAGCGCAAGGAGAAACAACTCAGCATGCGCGACGAGTTCCGGTCGACCGGCAAGAAAGCCGACTGA
- a CDS encoding serpin family protein, producing the protein MNLGQRAVTRRAALGLAGGLALIVAAAACSAEPDKPEPSPEGFDDPDAASMQTAADDPAAAAYQAGTTGFALAMLAEAVAAEPAANAVISPLSISQCMALIAQGADGDTLTQIAEAFGCADATELRTGANAEITAIAALQQAQFDMANTSFVSDSFAVKDDYASIVAQWFGVAPHSVDFSDPSGATATINDWVAQRTNDKIPDLLESGQVTPDTRTVLVNALYLNALWAQDFNPDKTSADAFTLGDGSTSEADYMQDHRHVPYVEQDGAIAFELPYKDDGLVALFYLPAEDTDLAEAIGSLTPESVSDVVEQLAETEAQLYIPVFEAKQRIELSSALEKLGIVDAFDADVADFSALADEPTQLSFVQHEAWLKVAEKGTEGAAATAGGMEASSANPDDSVEIRLDRPFLFAVRVIATGSIAFVAAIQNPSDN; encoded by the coding sequence ATGAATCTGGGACAACGAGCGGTGACGCGGCGCGCGGCGTTGGGTTTGGCGGGCGGCCTGGCCCTCATCGTGGCCGCGGCGGCGTGCTCTGCGGAACCAGATAAACCAGAACCCTCACCCGAGGGTTTCGATGATCCAGATGCAGCGAGCATGCAAACCGCAGCGGACGATCCAGCCGCGGCGGCGTACCAGGCGGGCACCACCGGGTTCGCGCTCGCCATGCTCGCGGAAGCCGTCGCCGCGGAGCCCGCGGCTAATGCTGTGATCTCGCCGTTATCCATCAGTCAGTGCATGGCGTTGATCGCGCAAGGGGCCGACGGCGACACGCTCACCCAGATCGCCGAGGCGTTCGGTTGCGCCGACGCCACCGAACTGCGCACCGGCGCGAACGCCGAGATCACTGCGATTGCGGCACTGCAGCAAGCGCAGTTCGATATGGCGAATACGTCGTTCGTCAGTGACTCGTTCGCGGTGAAGGACGACTACGCGTCGATCGTCGCGCAGTGGTTCGGGGTCGCCCCACATTCGGTTGACTTCAGCGACCCGTCCGGGGCCACCGCGACGATCAACGATTGGGTCGCGCAGCGCACCAACGACAAGATTCCCGACCTGCTCGAATCCGGCCAAGTCACGCCGGACACCCGCACGGTGCTGGTCAACGCCCTGTACCTGAACGCGCTATGGGCGCAGGACTTCAACCCGGACAAGACCTCCGCAGATGCCTTCACCCTTGGCGATGGCTCGACATCCGAGGCCGACTACATGCAGGATCACCGGCACGTGCCGTACGTCGAGCAGGACGGCGCCATCGCATTCGAGCTGCCATACAAGGACGACGGCCTGGTAGCCCTGTTCTACCTCCCGGCCGAAGACACTGACCTCGCCGAGGCGATCGGGTCGCTGACTCCGGAAAGCGTGAGCGACGTAGTCGAGCAGTTGGCGGAGACCGAGGCGCAGCTCTACATACCGGTCTTCGAGGCGAAGCAGCGCATCGAGTTGTCATCCGCGTTGGAGAAGTTGGGGATCGTCGATGCGTTCGATGCTGACGTGGCCGACTTCTCGGCGCTCGCCGACGAGCCAACCCAGTTGTCGTTCGTGCAGCACGAGGCCTGGCTGAAAGTCGCGGAGAAGGGGACCGAGGGCGCGGCGGCCACCGCCGGCGGGATGGAGGCCTCGTCAGCGAACCCCGACGACTCGGTGGAGATTCGCCTCGACCGACCGTTCCTGTTCGCGGTGCGGGTCATCGCGACCGGCAGTATCGCCTTCGTCGCGGCAATCCAGAACCCCAGCGATAATTAG
- a CDS encoding NADH-quinone oxidoreductase subunit A has protein sequence MLDIYVPLITLGVLALGFAVFSVCLATIVGPKRYNKAKYDPYECGIEPVEQPSGSGRFPIKYYLTAMLFIIFDVEMLFLYPFAVAMGQLAWFGLIQITIFIALVTVAYAYEWRRGGLNWN, from the coding sequence GTGCTCGACATTTACGTCCCACTGATCACGCTGGGTGTACTCGCCCTCGGGTTCGCGGTCTTCTCGGTCTGTCTAGCGACGATCGTGGGGCCCAAGCGCTATAACAAGGCGAAGTACGACCCGTACGAGTGCGGTATCGAGCCGGTGGAGCAGCCGTCAGGCTCCGGGCGTTTCCCGATTAAGTACTACCTCACGGCGATGCTGTTCATCATCTTCGATGTCGAGATGTTGTTCCTGTACCCGTTCGCCGTCGCGATGGGGCAATTGGCCTGGTTTGGTCTCATCCAGATCACCATCTTCATCGCGCTCGTCACGGTCGCTTACGCCTACGAATGGCGTCGCGGCGGACTCAACTGGAATTAG
- the menD gene encoding 2-succinyl-5-enolpyruvyl-6-hydroxy-3-cyclohexene-1-carboxylic-acid synthase, producing the protein MSAVELAHETLRALLDAGIRDYVLSPGSRNTPLSLELAAAERAGVLRLHVRIDERSASFLALGLAKAGGVPAAVVTTSGTAVANLHPAVVEASTSHTPIVVISANRPLGLLGTGANQTIDQVGMFGSATRAAVHLDDQRPGDWAVLLKEAVTELTSASGGAGPVQIDLGFTAPLVPDAPWRLHELADPQHEGNPREQLPELVDVALPPRTVVVVAECGAALAASSIESATAAGFPVHVEASSALGWANEECLRSGAFLLSSALLSRWRPEHLVIVGRPTLGRAIPALATESDIDVTVVHDQGNLADAFQTGHAARLASAVSFTGPVDPEFAAVWRRADLAAATVIDEESARRFDAGAAAHQVADTYPGLLVVASSNPIRDLDTRAARRARRVLLNRGAAGIDGMVSTAIGAALAHQREHNEPVTALLGDLAFLHDSNGLLIAASEPRPDLSIVVINNDGGAIFASLEQGASAYADDFERVFGTPLGVDIAALCAASGTPHVRCRDRESLRAALAGTTRGIRVIEVQVSRDHERERRADFARRVIAAADATHA; encoded by the coding sequence ATGAGCGCGGTCGAGCTGGCACACGAAACCCTGCGTGCGTTGCTGGATGCGGGTATTCGCGATTACGTCCTTAGCCCCGGATCGCGAAATACCCCGCTATCGCTGGAGTTGGCCGCCGCCGAGCGGGCCGGCGTCCTGCGGTTGCACGTGCGTATCGACGAGCGCTCGGCGAGTTTCCTGGCGCTTGGACTGGCGAAGGCCGGCGGGGTGCCCGCCGCAGTGGTGACCACATCGGGAACGGCCGTGGCTAACCTTCATCCTGCGGTGGTCGAAGCGTCGACGTCCCATACGCCGATCGTCGTAATATCAGCAAATCGTCCGTTGGGCTTGCTAGGTACCGGAGCGAATCAGACCATCGATCAGGTGGGTATGTTTGGCAGTGCGACTCGCGCGGCGGTCCATCTGGATGATCAGCGCCCCGGCGATTGGGCGGTCTTGCTGAAGGAGGCTGTCACCGAACTCACCAGTGCCAGCGGCGGAGCGGGACCGGTGCAGATCGACCTCGGTTTTACCGCACCACTGGTTCCCGACGCTCCTTGGCGCCTTCATGAACTTGCCGATCCCCAGCATGAAGGCAATCCCCGCGAACAACTCCCCGAACTAGTGGACGTCGCGCTGCCACCGCGCACCGTGGTAGTTGTAGCCGAATGCGGCGCAGCGCTGGCCGCTTCGTCGATTGAATCGGCGACGGCGGCCGGATTCCCTGTTCATGTCGAGGCCAGTAGCGCATTGGGGTGGGCCAACGAGGAGTGCCTGCGCAGCGGCGCGTTCTTGTTGTCCTCGGCGTTATTGTCGCGCTGGCGTCCGGAGCATCTGGTGATCGTGGGCAGGCCGACGCTGGGGCGTGCGATCCCGGCGTTGGCGACCGAGAGCGATATCGACGTTACGGTCGTACATGACCAGGGCAACCTGGCCGATGCCTTTCAGACTGGCCATGCTGCCCGGTTGGCGTCCGCGGTGTCCTTCACCGGTCCGGTCGACCCGGAGTTCGCCGCTGTGTGGCGCCGCGCCGATCTGGCTGCGGCCACGGTGATCGACGAGGAGTCGGCGCGGAGGTTCGACGCAGGCGCCGCCGCGCACCAGGTCGCCGACACGTACCCGGGCCTGTTGGTTGTAGCGTCGTCCAACCCGATTCGTGATCTAGATACCCGGGCCGCACGCCGGGCACGGCGAGTTCTATTGAATCGCGGAGCCGCGGGGATCGACGGGATGGTCTCGACGGCGATCGGCGCGGCGCTGGCACATCAGCGCGAGCACAACGAGCCGGTGACCGCGCTGCTGGGCGACCTAGCGTTTCTGCATGACAGCAACGGCCTGTTGATCGCCGCATCCGAGCCCCGACCCGATCTGAGCATCGTGGTGATCAATAACGACGGCGGCGCGATCTTCGCGAGCCTGGAACAGGGTGCATCCGCGTACGCGGATGACTTCGAACGGGTTTTCGGAACGCCACTGGGCGTGGACATCGCGGCGCTCTGTGCGGCGAGCGGTACGCCTCATGTGCGCTGCCGTGACCGCGAATCACTGCGCGCAGCCCTCGCTGGGACGACCCGTGGTATTCGGGTGATCGAGGTGCAGGTGAGTCGGGATCACGAGCGGGAGCGCCGCGCGGATTTCGCGCGTCGGGTTATCGCCGCCGCGGACGCGACCCACGCCTAG
- a CDS encoding AMP-binding protein yields the protein MQLLRPYVVQAVPTRADIAEVASVLGAPRDILLPVDAADRERVLAAARVTDPVIGDQEPLVLGVATTGSTGAPKIVLHTARSLRASADAAIEFLGGHGQWLLCLGINHIAGIQVVLRSALAGIDPVVCPAGGPSFVDQFTAATNQLTHARRYVSLVPTQLQRLIDGGALDALRSLSTILLGGAAADPGLLARARDAGVNVVTTYGASETAGGCVYDGIPLRGVEVDTTGGIVRLSGDVVASGYRDPVAQDPLDGRTFTTSDLGEISDGRLRVLGRADDIINTGGKKVSPLRIEQALRTLPGIDDAIVVGIPDLEWGQRAIALVSGPGCDEPREALRTLLAPHELPTQFLLLPELPYKGIGKPDRAQALRIALENA from the coding sequence GTGCAACTCCTGCGACCGTACGTCGTACAAGCGGTCCCGACGCGTGCCGATATCGCCGAAGTCGCGTCGGTGCTCGGCGCACCACGAGACATCCTGCTGCCGGTGGACGCCGCTGATCGCGAGCGCGTCCTCGCTGCCGCTCGGGTCACCGATCCGGTCATCGGCGACCAGGAGCCCCTCGTGCTCGGCGTCGCCACGACTGGGTCGACCGGAGCACCGAAAATCGTGCTGCACACCGCGCGTTCGCTGCGCGCATCGGCTGATGCCGCCATCGAGTTCCTCGGCGGACACGGCCAATGGCTGCTGTGCCTGGGTATCAACCACATCGCCGGCATTCAGGTCGTACTGCGCTCCGCGCTCGCAGGGATCGACCCGGTCGTCTGCCCGGCCGGTGGTCCATCGTTCGTCGACCAGTTCACCGCGGCCACCAACCAACTCACCCACGCTCGCCGGTACGTGTCATTGGTCCCCACCCAGTTGCAACGCCTCATCGACGGCGGCGCGTTGGATGCCCTGCGTTCGCTAAGCACCATCCTGCTCGGTGGGGCGGCGGCGGATCCGGGCCTGCTGGCGCGCGCCAGAGACGCGGGGGTCAACGTGGTGACAACGTACGGCGCGAGCGAAACGGCCGGCGGTTGCGTGTACGACGGCATTCCGCTGCGGGGCGTCGAGGTCGACACCACCGGCGGTATCGTCCGACTCAGCGGTGATGTCGTCGCCAGCGGCTACCGCGATCCGGTAGCGCAGGACCCGCTCGACGGGCGCACGTTCACCACCTCGGATCTCGGCGAGATAAGTGACGGCCGGCTGCGGGTGCTGGGACGTGCCGACGACATCATCAACACCGGCGGCAAGAAAGTCTCGCCGCTGCGGATCGAGCAGGCGCTCCGCACCCTGCCTGGCATCGATGACGCGATCGTGGTCGGGATCCCGGACCTCGAATGGGGGCAGCGGGCTATCGCGCTCGTCAGCGGTCCCGGTTGCGATGAACCCCGCGAAGCGTTACGAACCTTGCTTGCACCGCACGAATTGCCTACCCAGTTCTTGCTGCTGCCGGAGTTGCCGTACAAAGGTATCGGCAAACCGGATCGCGCTCAGGCGTTGCGGATCGCGCTCGAGAATGCGTGA
- a CDS encoding geranylgeranyl reductase family protein: MSAISAQQDADVIVVGAGPGGSAAAYYAALQGLEVLLLEKSSFPRDKVCGDGLTPRAVKSIIGMGIDTTEGASGLDGVDLEGKWIRNKGLRVIGGNVRLELDWPELASFPDYGLVRPRSDFDELLARRAQQVGAKLVESCNVTGAINDPSGRIVGVTAKVGPGKELREYRAPMVISCDGMSGRLGLGAGILRDEKRPMGVAVRRYYKSPRHDDDYLESWLELWEELPGGDKRLLPGYGWIFGVGDGTSNVGLGILNSSASFQDLNYRDLLVRWLGGLPEEWGYVEENATGPTRGGGLPMGFNKHPHYKDGLLLVGDAAGAINPFNGEGIAYAMETGQLAAEAVAQAYGRRTDSARERALEGYNSAMADHLGSYYRLGGVFVKLIGNEHVMRAATKYGLPRKTLMKFVLKMMANLTDPRDGDAMDRILIGLQKMTPAVRS; this comes from the coding sequence ATGAGCGCAATTAGCGCGCAGCAGGACGCGGACGTCATCGTCGTCGGCGCCGGCCCCGGCGGATCGGCCGCCGCCTATTACGCGGCTCTCCAAGGCCTTGAGGTGCTGCTGCTGGAGAAGTCCTCGTTCCCGCGCGACAAGGTCTGCGGCGATGGCCTCACCCCCCGCGCGGTGAAGAGCATCATCGGGATGGGGATCGACACGACCGAGGGCGCCAGCGGTCTCGACGGAGTCGACCTGGAAGGCAAATGGATCCGCAACAAGGGTCTGCGTGTGATCGGCGGCAATGTTCGTCTCGAACTCGACTGGCCCGAACTGGCGTCCTTCCCCGATTACGGGCTGGTGCGCCCGCGATCGGACTTCGACGAACTACTTGCTCGCCGCGCCCAGCAGGTCGGCGCGAAGTTAGTGGAGAGTTGCAACGTCACCGGCGCTATCAACGATCCCAGCGGCCGCATTGTCGGAGTCACTGCCAAGGTGGGGCCCGGTAAGGAACTGCGTGAGTACCGGGCGCCGATGGTCATCTCCTGCGACGGGATGAGCGGCCGTTTGGGCCTGGGGGCCGGCATTCTCCGCGACGAAAAGCGTCCGATGGGTGTCGCCGTACGCCGCTACTACAAGTCTCCGCGACACGACGATGACTACCTTGAGTCCTGGCTGGAGCTCTGGGAGGAACTTCCCGGCGGCGACAAGCGCCTGCTTCCCGGGTATGGCTGGATATTCGGTGTCGGCGACGGTACGTCTAACGTCGGTCTCGGCATCTTGAACTCCTCGGCGTCCTTCCAGGACCTCAACTACCGCGATCTGTTGGTGCGCTGGCTCGGCGGGCTCCCCGAAGAGTGGGGATACGTCGAGGAGAACGCCACGGGGCCGACCCGTGGTGGTGGCCTGCCGATGGGCTTCAACAAACACCCGCACTACAAGGATGGGCTGCTGCTCGTCGGCGATGCCGCCGGTGCGATCAACCCGTTCAACGGCGAGGGCATTGCGTATGCGATGGAAACCGGCCAACTCGCCGCCGAGGCCGTGGCACAGGCGTACGGACGTCGCACGGATTCAGCCCGTGAACGCGCCCTCGAGGGCTACAACTCGGCGATGGCTGATCACCTGGGCTCCTACTACCGCCTCGGCGGTGTGTTCGTGAAGTTGATCGGTAACGAGCACGTGATGCGCGCGGCGACCAAGTACGGCCTGCCGCGCAAGACACTCATGAAGTTTGTCCTGAAGATGATGGCCAACCTCACCGACCCCCGCGACGGTGATGCGATGGACCGGATCCTGATCGGATTGCAAAAAATGACCCCGGCGGTGCGGTCATGA
- the ykgO gene encoding type B 50S ribosomal protein L36 codes for MKVRKSLRSLKNRPGSQVVRRHGKTFVINKRNPRFKARQG; via the coding sequence GTGAAGGTCCGCAAGAGTCTTCGTTCGTTGAAAAACCGTCCTGGGTCCCAGGTCGTGCGGCGGCACGGCAAAACCTTCGTAATCAATAAGCGCAATCCGCGCTTCAAGGCCCGACAGGGCTAA
- a CDS encoding beta-ketoacyl-ACP synthase III, with protein sequence MIGSKILSVGHYQPPRIVTNDEIAKMVDTNDEWIQRRVGIRERRWAAPEESVDTMATKAAEDALAKAGLAANEIDAIFVATCTALDRSPNMAARVAAALQITSNPAALDINVACSGFSHALALAQQAIAVGNSRKALVIGSEKLTDMTDPTDRSTCVLTADGAGAMVLEASEEQHISPVVWGSIPEMGDAVRIERSNNDKFAQNGQSVFRWTTVQLPKIALQILERADVRPEDVGVIVLHQANLRIIEPLARKIGAENAIVATDVVESGNTSAASVPLALSKLLESESIPSGTPILMFAFGGGLSYAGQVIKAP encoded by the coding sequence GTGATTGGAAGCAAGATCCTGTCGGTCGGCCATTACCAACCGCCGCGGATCGTCACTAACGACGAGATCGCCAAGATGGTCGACACCAACGACGAGTGGATTCAGCGCCGGGTCGGCATTCGGGAGCGGCGCTGGGCAGCACCCGAGGAATCTGTCGACACTATGGCCACCAAGGCCGCCGAGGACGCACTCGCCAAAGCAGGGCTCGCCGCAAACGAGATTGACGCGATCTTCGTGGCCACGTGCACAGCGCTCGATCGCTCGCCGAATATGGCGGCCCGGGTTGCCGCAGCGCTGCAGATCACCAGTAATCCGGCGGCGTTGGACATCAACGTGGCATGTTCGGGGTTCTCGCACGCGCTAGCGCTCGCACAGCAGGCGATTGCGGTCGGCAACTCCCGGAAAGCATTGGTAATCGGTTCGGAGAAGCTGACCGATATGACCGATCCCACCGACCGCTCCACGTGCGTACTGACCGCCGATGGGGCGGGCGCGATGGTTCTGGAAGCCTCCGAGGAGCAGCACATCTCCCCCGTCGTGTGGGGGTCGATCCCCGAGATGGGCGATGCAGTTCGAATTGAACGCAGCAATAACGACAAGTTCGCCCAGAACGGGCAGTCCGTATTCCGCTGGACGACCGTGCAGTTACCGAAGATCGCACTGCAGATCCTTGAACGCGCCGACGTACGCCCCGAAGACGTGGGCGTGATCGTGCTGCACCAGGCCAACCTGAGAATCATCGAACCGTTGGCACGCAAAATCGGCGCCGAAAACGCGATCGTCGCCACGGACGTCGTCGAATCCGGGAACACTTCCGCGGCATCCGTTCCGCTGGCGCTATCGAAGCTGTTGGAATCCGAGTCGATTCCCAGCGGTACGCCGATCCTGATGTTTGCCTTTGGCGGCGGGCTGTCCTACGCCGGTCAGGTCATCAAGGCTCCGTAG
- the rpmF gene encoding 50S ribosomal protein L32, protein MAVPKRRTSRSNTRSRRARWRASAPDLVPIVVDGVQHSVPRRLVRAVCEGRVELP, encoded by the coding sequence ATGGCTGTTCCGAAGCGGCGTACGTCGCGCAGCAACACTCGTAGTAGACGCGCGCGATGGCGGGCAAGTGCGCCAGATCTCGTGCCGATCGTCGTCGATGGGGTGCAGCATTCGGTGCCGCGCAGGCTGGTACGCGCGGTGTGCGAGGGGAGGGTCGAACTGCCGTGA